GTCATTATGGTTGGCAAGCAGCATTTTTAGTTGTTGGAGCCATTGGGTTTATATGGTTGATTTTCTGGATGGTCTTATACGAAAAGCCTGAACAGCAGACCAGAATGAGCAAAGAAGAATTAGCTTATATTCAGGCTGGTGATGAAGTGATAGAAACGAAAACAGACGAACCGCACCAACATATCCCATGGGTAAAACTATTGGGTTACAATCAGACCTGGTCATTTATTATAGGCAAGTTTATGACTGATGGTGTCTGGTGGTTTTTCCTGTTTTGGTTGCCGGCATTTCTCAAAGACCAGTATGGCATGGAGAAAACTGAAATTATGTTACCTTTAGCAGTGCTCTACTCCCTGACGATGTTCGGTAGTATAGGTGGCGGATGGTTTCCTACATTTTTCATCAATAAAGGCTACGAAGTCTATTCAGCAAGAATGAAAGCCATGTTCATGATCGCGGTCATTCCCTTGGTAGTACTTGCTGCACAGCCTCTGGGACATATTACTTTTTGGATTCCTGTTTTGCTGATCGGCATCGGTGCATCGGCACATCAGGCTTGGAGTGCCAATATATTCACCACAGTCTCAGATCTTTTTCCTAAATCAGCCATAGGCTCAGTGGTAGGCATGGGTGGCATGGCCGGTGGATTAGGAGGAGTACTGATTACAAAGATAGCCGGAGCGCTATTCGATCATTACAAAGCATTGGGTCACATCGAGACGGGATACACCATTATGTTTACATTCTGTGCAGTGGCATATCTGCTGGCATGGGCGATCATGAAGACATTGGTTCCGAAGTTTAAGCAGGTGATGCTGTGATCACCTTTATAAGTTTTCAACATATTTTTTGGACCGGGAATGAAATGTTTTGAACAACATGTCTCAATTTGTAGAAATTTTGGTCTGGAATAGGAAATAAACATACTCTAATTCCAATGATTTCCACTTTTAATTTCATTTGGTCTAATATGTTGATTTCATTTTAGAAAAACCATTTTTTC
The sequence above is drawn from the Saprospiraceae bacterium genome and encodes:
- a CDS encoding MFS transporter yields the protein MLKTIGKYRWTICSLLFFATTINYLDRQVLSLLKPTLEAEFGWTNSQYADIASAFQFTYAIAMLFAGRIIDKLGTKKGFIWAIVLWSLGAMIHAWAVPIGDGLLKVLGWVGIISVPASVLGFMFSRMALAVGEAGNFPGAIKATAEYFPKKERSFATGIFNSGANVGAILAPLSVPWIESHYGWQAAFLVVGAIGFIWLIFWMVLYEKPEQQTRMSKEELAYIQAGDEVIETKTDEPHQHIPWVKLLGYNQTWSFIIGKFMTDGVWWFFLFWLPAFLKDQYGMEKTEIMLPLAVLYSLTMFGSIGGGWFPTFFINKGYEVYSARMKAMFMIAVIPLVVLAAQPLGHITFWIPVLLIGIGASAHQAWSANIFTTVSDLFPKSAIGSVVGMGGMAGGLGGVLITKIAGALFDHYKALGHIETGYTIMFTFCAVAYLLAWAIMKTLVPKFKQVML